From Pandoraea norimbergensis, the proteins below share one genomic window:
- the gltA gene encoding citrate synthase, giving the protein MTPSDVKATLSFSDESPSVELPIYKGTMGPDVIDIRKLYGQTGKFTYDPGFMSTASCNSAITYIDGDKGELLYRGYPIEQLATNCDFLETSYLLLKGELPNAQQKAEFVDTVTRHTMVHEQMNFFFRGFRRDAHPMAVLTGSVGALSAFYHDSLDINNPNHREVSAIRLIAKLPTLVAMAYKYSIGQPFVYPSNDLSYSANFMRMMFANPCEEYKVNDVLVRALDRILILHADHEQNASTSTVRLAGSSGANPFACIAAGIACLWGPAHGGANEAALNMLEQIGSSDKIPEFIKQVKDKNSGVKLMGFGHRVYKNYDPRAKLMRETCYEVLNELGLHDDPLFKLAMQLEKIALEDEYFVSRKLYPNVDFYSGIVQRALGIPTSMFTCIFALARTVGWIAQWNEMIGEPDQKIGRPRQLFIGHTPREVAAIDKR; this is encoded by the coding sequence ATGACTCCGTCTGATGTTAAAGCCACCCTATCTTTCTCTGATGAATCGCCCAGCGTAGAGCTGCCGATTTACAAGGGTACGATGGGTCCGGATGTGATCGACATCCGCAAGCTGTACGGCCAGACCGGCAAATTCACGTATGACCCGGGCTTCATGTCGACGGCGTCGTGCAATTCCGCCATCACTTACATCGATGGCGACAAGGGCGAGCTGCTGTACCGCGGCTACCCGATCGAACAGTTGGCCACCAACTGCGACTTCCTCGAGACCTCGTACCTGCTGCTCAAGGGCGAACTGCCGAACGCGCAGCAAAAGGCCGAGTTTGTCGACACCGTGACCCGTCACACGATGGTTCACGAGCAGATGAATTTCTTCTTCCGTGGCTTCCGTCGCGACGCGCACCCGATGGCTGTGCTGACCGGCTCGGTTGGCGCCCTGTCGGCGTTCTACCACGACTCGCTGGACATCAATAATCCGAATCACCGTGAAGTCTCGGCGATTCGTCTGATCGCCAAGCTGCCGACGCTCGTCGCCATGGCGTACAAGTACAGCATCGGTCAGCCGTTCGTGTACCCGAGCAACGACCTGTCGTACAGCGCGAACTTCATGCGCATGATGTTCGCCAACCCGTGCGAAGAGTACAAGGTCAACGACGTGCTGGTGCGCGCCCTCGACCGTATCCTGATCCTGCACGCCGATCACGAACAGAACGCTTCGACCTCGACCGTGCGTCTGGCCGGTTCGTCGGGCGCCAACCCGTTCGCCTGTATCGCTGCCGGTATCGCCTGTCTGTGGGGCCCGGCGCACGGTGGTGCGAACGAAGCCGCGCTGAACATGCTCGAGCAGATCGGTTCGTCGGACAAGATTCCTGAGTTCATCAAGCAAGTGAAGGACAAGAACTCGGGCGTGAAGCTGATGGGCTTCGGTCACCGCGTGTACAAGAACTACGATCCGCGTGCCAAGCTGATGCGCGAAACGTGCTACGAAGTGCTCAACGAACTGGGCCTGCACGACGATCCGCTGTTCAAGCTGGCCATGCAGCTCGAAAAGATTGCTCTGGAAGACGAATACTTCGTGTCGCGCAAGCTTTACCCGAACGTCGACTTCTACTCGGGCATCGTTCAGCGCGCACTGGGTATCCCGACGTCGATGTTCACCTGCATCTTCGCGCTGGCCCGTACCGTGGGCTGGATCGCGCAGTGGAACGAGATGATCGGCGAGCCGGATCAGAAGATTGGCCGTCCGCGTCAGCTGTTCATCGGCCACACGCCGCGCGAAGTCGCAGCCATCGACAAGCGCTAA
- the leuC gene encoding 3-isopropylmalate dehydratase large subunit has translation MAQTLYDKLWDAHVVHTEDDGTTVLYIDRHLLHEVTSPQAFEGLKLAQRPVWRLSANLAVSDHNVPTTDRTQGIADPISRLQVDTLDTNCDSFGITQFKMNDLRQGIVHVIGPEQGATLPGMTVVCGDSHTSTHGAFGALAFGIGTSEVEHTLATQTLLMKKSKNMLVKVEGTLPRGCSAKDIVLAVIGKIGTAGGTGYTIEFAGSAIRSLTMEGRMTVCNMAIEAGARAGLVAVDDTTINYVKGRPFSPSGVEFQQAEAYWRTFHTDAGAKFDHVVEINAADLRPQVSWGTSPEMVVSIDDRVPDPEKEKDPVKRSAMERALEYMALTPDTPMSSINVDKVFIGSCTNSRIEDIRAAAYVVKKLGRRVASNVRLAMVVPGSGLVKHQAEQEGLDLVFKAAGFEWREPGCSMCLAMNADRLEPGERCASTSNRNFEGRQGAGGRTHLVSPAMAAAAAIEGHFVDVRRLV, from the coding sequence ATGGCCCAGACGCTGTATGACAAATTGTGGGATGCACATGTCGTGCATACCGAGGACGATGGCACTACGGTGCTCTACATCGACCGTCACCTGCTGCACGAGGTGACCAGTCCGCAGGCGTTCGAGGGGCTAAAACTCGCGCAGCGTCCGGTCTGGCGTCTGTCCGCGAACCTCGCGGTGTCGGACCACAACGTGCCGACCACCGACCGCACGCAAGGCATCGCCGACCCGATTTCGCGTCTGCAAGTCGATACGCTCGACACCAACTGCGACAGCTTCGGCATCACCCAATTCAAGATGAACGATCTCCGTCAGGGGATCGTGCACGTGATCGGCCCTGAGCAGGGCGCCACGCTGCCGGGCATGACGGTCGTGTGCGGCGACTCGCATACGTCGACGCACGGCGCCTTCGGTGCGCTGGCCTTCGGCATCGGCACGTCGGAAGTCGAGCACACGCTCGCCACGCAGACGCTGCTCATGAAGAAGAGCAAGAACATGCTCGTGAAGGTCGAAGGCACGCTGCCGCGCGGCTGCTCGGCCAAGGACATCGTGCTGGCCGTCATCGGCAAGATCGGTACCGCAGGCGGCACCGGCTACACGATCGAATTCGCCGGTTCGGCCATTCGCTCGCTGACGATGGAAGGCCGCATGACAGTGTGCAACATGGCGATCGAAGCGGGCGCACGCGCCGGTCTGGTCGCCGTGGACGACACCACGATCAACTACGTGAAGGGCCGTCCGTTCTCGCCGAGCGGCGTGGAATTCCAGCAGGCCGAAGCCTACTGGCGCACGTTCCACACCGACGCGGGCGCGAAGTTCGACCACGTCGTCGAGATCAATGCCGCCGACCTGCGCCCGCAAGTGAGCTGGGGCACGTCGCCGGAAATGGTGGTCAGCATCGACGACCGCGTGCCGGACCCTGAGAAGGAAAAAGACCCGGTCAAGCGCAGCGCCATGGAGCGCGCACTTGAGTACATGGCGCTTACGCCGGATACGCCGATGTCGAGCATCAACGTCGACAAGGTGTTCATCGGGTCGTGCACCAACTCGCGCATCGAAGACATTCGTGCGGCCGCCTACGTGGTGAAGAAGTTGGGCCGCCGTGTGGCATCGAACGTGCGTCTGGCGATGGTCGTGCCGGGCTCGGGTCTGGTGAAGCATCAAGCCGAGCAGGAAGGGCTGGATCTGGTCTTCAAGGCCGCCGGCTTCGAATGGCGCGAACCGGGTTGCTCGATGTGTCTGGCGATGAACGCTGACCGTCTGGAACCGGGTGAGCGCTGTGCCTCGACCTCGAACCGCAACTTCGAAGGCCGTCAGGGCGCAGGTGGCCGTACGCACCTCGTGAGCCCGGCCATGGCCGCCGCCGCTGCCATCGAAGGCCATTTCGTCGACGTGCGCCGCTTGGTCTGA
- a CDS encoding FAD assembly factor SdhE: MPDTTHQSDPVKRARLRWRARRGLLENDLILERFFAKYEASMTDEDVGALTRLLDLSDNDLMDLLLARKEPEADLDGPDVQRLLALLRAV, translated from the coding sequence ATGCCGGACACTACTCACCAGTCTGATCCGGTCAAGCGTGCCCGCCTGCGTTGGCGGGCACGTCGCGGCTTGCTGGAAAACGACCTCATCCTCGAGCGGTTCTTCGCCAAGTACGAAGCCTCGATGACCGATGAGGACGTCGGCGCCCTGACCAGGCTGCTCGATTTGAGCGACAACGATTTGATGGATCTGCTGCTAGCGCGTAAAGAGCCCGAGGCGGATCTGGACGGGCCGGACGTGCAGCGCCTGCTGGCGCTTTTGCGTGCCGTGTAG
- a CDS encoding succinate dehydrogenase iron-sulfur subunit: MMKRIFEVYRYDPDKDAAPYMQTYEVELDGHERMLLDALVKLKKIDEGIAFRRSCREGVCGSDAMNINGKNGLACLTNMKDLPNKIVLKPLPGLPVIRDLIVDMTHFFNQYHSIKPYLINPEPAPEKERLQSPEQRDELDGLYECILCASCSTSCPSFWWNPDKFVGPAGLLQAYRFIADSRDTATSERLDNLEDPYRLFRCHTIMNCVDVCPKGLNPTKAIGKIKELMVRRAV; the protein is encoded by the coding sequence ATCATGAAACGTATTTTTGAAGTCTACCGTTACGATCCGGACAAGGACGCCGCACCGTACATGCAGACCTACGAGGTCGAACTCGACGGTCATGAACGCATGCTGCTGGACGCCCTGGTCAAGCTCAAGAAGATCGATGAAGGCATCGCCTTCCGCCGCTCGTGCCGTGAAGGCGTGTGCGGTTCGGACGCGATGAACATCAACGGCAAGAATGGTCTGGCCTGCCTGACCAACATGAAGGATCTGCCGAACAAGATCGTGCTGAAGCCGCTGCCGGGCCTGCCCGTCATTCGCGACCTGATCGTCGACATGACGCACTTCTTCAACCAGTACCACTCGATCAAGCCGTACCTGATCAACCCCGAGCCGGCACCGGAGAAGGAGCGCCTTCAGTCGCCCGAGCAACGTGATGAGCTGGATGGTCTGTACGAGTGTATTCTTTGCGCATCGTGCTCGACCTCGTGCCCGAGCTTCTGGTGGAACCCGGACAAGTTCGTCGGCCCGGCTGGCCTGCTGCAAGCCTATCGCTTCATCGCGGACAGCCGCGATACGGCGACGAGCGAGCGTCTGGACAACCTGGAAGATCCGTACCGACTGTTCCGCTGCCACACCATCATGAACTGCGTGGACGTGTGCCCGAAGGGTCTGAACCCGACGAAGGCCATCGGCAAGATCAAGGAGTTGATGGTGCGTCGCGCCGTCTAA
- the sdhD gene encoding succinate dehydrogenase, hydrophobic membrane anchor protein, producing the protein MAQNNIGSKRLVVGAHYGLRDWIAQRMTAVIMAVYTVILLVWFFTAKDFSYEGWAGIFAHQWMKLATLVTLLALFYHAWVGVRDVWMDYVKPVGLRLALYALTIVWLLACAGYAAQILWRV; encoded by the coding sequence ATGGCACAGAACAATATTGGTTCCAAGCGCCTGGTCGTCGGCGCCCACTACGGGCTGCGCGACTGGATTGCGCAGCGCATGACCGCGGTCATCATGGCCGTGTACACCGTGATCCTGCTGGTGTGGTTCTTCACCGCCAAGGATTTCTCCTACGAAGGCTGGGCCGGCATTTTCGCGCATCAGTGGATGAAGCTGGCCACGTTGGTCACGCTGCTCGCGCTGTTCTATCACGCGTGGGTCGGTGTGCGCGACGTCTGGATGGACTACGTCAAGCCGGTCGGTTTGCGACTGGCGCTGTACGCGCTGACGATCGTCTGGCTGCTGGCTTGTGCCGGCTACGCCGCGCAGATTCTGTGGAGAGTGTAA
- the sdhA gene encoding succinate dehydrogenase flavoprotein subunit, translated as MAAIKNSLPRRRFDVVIVGAGGSGMRASLQLAKAGLSVAVLSKVFPTRSHTVAAQGGIGASLGNMSEDNWHYHFYDTIKGSDWLGDQDAIEFMCRQAPNAVYELEHFGMPFDRNADGTIYQRPFGGHTANYGEKPVQRACAAADRTGHALLHTLYQQNVAAKTHFFVEWMALDLIRNAEGDVLGVSALELETGEVYLLEAKCTLFATGGAGRVYAASTNAFINTGDGLGMAARAGIPLEDMEFWQFHPTGVAGAGVLITEGVRGEGGILRNSNGERFMERYAPTLKDLAPRDFVSRSMDQEIKEGRGCGPNGDYVLLDLSHIGAETIMKRLPSIREIALKFANVDAIKEPIPVVPTIHYQMGGIPTNYHGQVVVQQEGASVPVNGFYAVGECSCVSVHGANRLGTNSLLDLVVFGRAAGNHIVDFVKNHGDHKPLPADAGENALARLGRLEGSSSGEYAQDVANDIRATMQKHAGVFRTADLLKEGVGEILQVAERVSHVHLKDKSKVFNTARMEALEVDNLIEVAKATMIAAEARKESRGAHAHSDYPERDDANWMRHSLFFSEGNRLDYKPVQLKPLTVDSVPPKARTF; from the coding sequence ATGGCTGCAATTAAAAATTCGCTGCCGCGCCGCCGCTTTGACGTTGTCATCGTGGGCGCAGGTGGTTCGGGCATGCGTGCGTCGCTGCAACTGGCCAAGGCCGGTCTGTCGGTGGCCGTGCTGTCCAAGGTGTTCCCCACCCGTTCGCATACCGTTGCTGCCCAGGGCGGCATCGGCGCTTCGCTCGGCAACATGAGCGAAGACAACTGGCATTACCACTTCTACGACACCATCAAGGGCTCCGACTGGCTCGGCGACCAGGATGCGATCGAGTTCATGTGCCGCCAGGCACCGAACGCCGTGTACGAGCTCGAACACTTCGGCATGCCGTTCGACCGTAACGCGGATGGCACGATTTATCAGCGCCCGTTCGGCGGTCACACGGCCAACTATGGTGAGAAGCCGGTCCAGCGCGCTTGCGCGGCCGCCGACCGTACCGGTCACGCCCTGCTGCACACGCTGTATCAGCAAAACGTCGCCGCTAAGACCCACTTCTTCGTTGAGTGGATGGCGCTCGACCTGATCCGTAACGCCGAAGGCGATGTCCTCGGTGTGTCGGCGCTGGAACTCGAAACGGGCGAAGTCTACCTGCTCGAAGCCAAGTGCACGTTGTTCGCGACCGGCGGTGCCGGCCGTGTGTACGCTGCCTCGACGAACGCGTTCATCAACACCGGCGACGGTCTGGGCATGGCGGCACGTGCCGGCATTCCGCTCGAAGACATGGAATTCTGGCAATTCCACCCGACCGGCGTGGCCGGCGCGGGCGTGCTGATCACGGAAGGTGTGCGCGGCGAAGGCGGTATTCTGCGCAACTCGAACGGCGAGCGTTTCATGGAACGTTACGCCCCGACGCTGAAGGATCTGGCGCCGCGTGACTTCGTGTCGCGTTCGATGGACCAGGAAATCAAGGAAGGCCGCGGCTGCGGCCCGAACGGCGACTACGTGCTGCTCGACCTCTCGCACATCGGTGCCGAGACGATCATGAAGCGCCTGCCGTCGATTCGCGAAATCGCATTGAAGTTCGCCAACGTCGACGCGATCAAGGAACCGATTCCGGTCGTGCCGACCATCCACTATCAGATGGGTGGTATCCCGACGAACTATCACGGCCAGGTCGTGGTGCAGCAGGAAGGCGCCTCGGTGCCGGTCAACGGCTTCTACGCCGTGGGCGAGTGCTCGTGCGTGTCGGTCCACGGTGCCAACCGTCTGGGCACGAACTCGCTGCTCGACCTCGTGGTGTTCGGCCGTGCGGCCGGTAACCACATCGTCGACTTCGTGAAGAATCACGGCGACCACAAGCCGCTGCCCGCCGACGCCGGCGAGAACGCCCTGGCACGTCTGGGCCGCCTCGAAGGGTCGAGCTCGGGCGAGTATGCCCAGGACGTCGCCAACGACATCCGCGCCACGATGCAAAAGCATGCTGGCGTGTTCCGCACTGCCGACCTGCTCAAGGAAGGCGTGGGCGAGATTCTGCAAGTGGCCGAGCGCGTGTCGCACGTCCACCTGAAGGACAAGTCGAAGGTGTTCAACACCGCGCGTATGGAAGCGCTGGAAGTCGACAACCTGATCGAAGTGGCCAAGGCCACCATGATCGCAGCCGAAGCCCGTAAGGAAAGCCGTGGCGCACACGCGCACAGCGATTATCCGGAGCGCGACGACGCCAACTGGATGCGCCACTCGCTGTTCTTCAGCGAAGGTAATCGTCTGGATTACAAGCCGGTGCAACTCAAGCCGCTGACCGTCGACTCGGTTCCGCCCAAGGCGCGGACGTTCTAA
- the sdhC gene encoding succinate dehydrogenase, cytochrome b556 subunit, whose translation MAEVVKKERPVYRNIGIGQIVTYRLPLAGIVSILHRISGVILFLLLPFALYLFEQSLTSELSFDVLRSIASNWFAKLVILALSWGFLQHFCAGVRHLRMDFNHDAVSKEGGKNSAVVVVVVSLVLTLAVALKLFGAF comes from the coding sequence ATGGCTGAAGTGGTAAAAAAAGAGCGGCCAGTCTACAGGAATATCGGTATCGGACAGATTGTCACGTACCGTCTCCCGCTGGCTGGTATCGTGTCTATCCTGCACCGTATTAGCGGTGTGATCTTGTTCCTTCTGTTGCCGTTCGCGCTGTATTTGTTCGAACAGAGCCTCACGTCGGAACTCAGCTTCGACGTTCTGCGAAGCATCGCCTCCAACTGGTTTGCCAAGCTCGTCATCCTTGCGCTGTCGTGGGGTTTCCTGCAGCACTTCTGTGCTGGCGTGCGCCACCTGCGCATGGACTTCAATCACGACGCCGTGAGCAAGGAAGGCGGCAAGAACTCGGCAGTGGTCGTCGTGGTCGTGTCGCTCGTGCTGACGCTGGCCGTGGCCCTCAAGCTGTTCGGAGCGTTCTAA